In Primulina eburnea isolate SZY01 chromosome 5, ASM2296580v1, whole genome shotgun sequence, a single window of DNA contains:
- the LOC140831751 gene encoding F-box protein At3g07870-like, which translates to MKHSDLPLEIITDVLSRLPILNILRLKCVCKPWLELIESPEFAKLHLSKSSPGLLVHQLQSCESSFFNLSGFEDELEVESHELNYIPVANFDIKIFHGRPVIVGSVNGFLCLRSRLPFDYLYICNPITHEYISLQTPERVSRLPFTVSHGFGVSTNGGQYKVVVTYQESERDPTGVCARDIPRADSHVYTLGTAGTWRCIASSPPLHYPCYSIGASVNGNLHWLVGDLQDSQVISCLDLDDELFSTFSAPPLPGYSSKCLASLVVLRNCLSVCDNTSDKDIVVWIMKDYGAQESWTREFVISKIPNLAGTCIDAVSPIKVFENGDILMTWGDYYLFYYSDRSKTTSRIDIFERENCWTIEAVLHVPALVSLTGFARESVNSF; encoded by the coding sequence ATGAAGCATTCAGATCTACCATTAGAGATCATCACCGACGTTCTTTCAAGACTTCCGATCCTTAACATCTTGCGTCTCAAATGCGTTTGCAAACCATGGCTCGAGTTAATCGAGTCTCCCGAGTTCGCCAAGCTCCATCTTTCTAAATCATCTCCTGGCCTCCTTGTCCATCAACTGCAGTCGTGTGAGTCAAGTTTTTTCAATTTATCCGGATTCGAAGATGAACTCGAGGTCGAATCCCACGAGCTCAACTACATTCCAGTCGCAAATTTTGATATCAAGATATTCCATGGACGTCCTGTAATAGTAGGCTCAGTTAATGGTTTCCTTTGCTTGCGTTCCAGGCTGCCTTTTGATTATCTTTACATATGCAATCCGATCACGCACGAGTATATTTCGCTCCAAACACCTGAAAGGGTCTCGCGGCTGCCTTTTACAGTATCGCACGGGTTCGGGGTAAGCACGAATGGTGGCCAATACAAGGTGGTCGTGACTTATCAGGAGTCCGAACGCGATCCCACAGGGGTGTGTGCAAGAGATATTCCAAGGGCTGATTCCCATGTTTACACGCTTGGAACAGCTGGGACGTGGAGATGCATTGCTTCTAGCCCTCCATTACATTACCCCTGCTATTCGATCGGAGCTTCTGTAAATGGAAATCTTCATTGGTTGGTAGGAGATCTACAGGATTCCCAGGTGATATCTTGCTTGGATCTTGATGATGAACTGTTCAGTACTTTCTCTGCTCCTCCTCTGCCAGGATACAGTTCCAAATGTTTGGCGAGCTTGGTGGTTTTGAGGAATTGCTTATCCGTATGCGATAACACTTCTGACaaagatattgttgtctggatAATGAAGGATTATGGTGCTCAGGAATCTTGGACTAGAGAATTTGTAATCAGCAAGATACCAAATCTTGCTGGTACATGCATTGATGCTGTTTCCCCTATCAAAGTGTTCGAAAATGGGGATATATTGATGACATGGGGTGATTATTACTTGTTCTATTACTCCGACAGGAGTAAAACTACTTCAAGAATCGATATTTTTGAACGGGAGAACTGCTGGACTATTGAGGCAGTACTTCATGTTCCTGCCTTGGTTTCACTCACGGGTTTTGCAAGGGAGAGCGTCAACTCTTTCTGA